The genomic interval CCGATGATGACCGCTCCGTTGGTGGCGTCCATCCCGGTCACGCTCGGCGTGCCCGGGATCGCGAACACGGGCGTGAAGCTCGTCGGCGTGCAGGACGCGACGCTGATGCCCTCGCCGTTCTGCGCGGCGACCAGCAACGTCCCGTCGGGCCGGTAGGCCACCTGCTGCGGCAGGCCGTTCTGCGACTCGGCACCGCACCACGGCGCACCGTCGTTGATGCTCTTCAGGCTGGCCGGCCACACCTGCACGCCGGCCTGGTTGCCGGTGCGCAGCACGCCCGCGAACGACGTGCCGTCAGGAGTCCAGACCGGGTTGCCGACGACCATCGGTGGCATCGGCGTCTGCGGCGTCTGGTGTGAAGCGCCGGTGGCGAGTTCGCGCACCATGACGCTCTGCATGCCCGACTGCGCGCAGGGCTGGAGAGTCAACGCGACCCGCGTCACGTCGGGGCTCACGCCGTAGCCGCCGATCGTCGCCTGGTTCGGCGCGAAGACGGTCACCGGTGTGCCGCCCGCCGCCGGAATTCGCATGAGGGCGTTGCCGCAGGACCCGGTGCCGCGCAGGAAGTAGACGGAGGAGCCGACGACCTGCGGGTCGGAGTCGCCGCCGCCGGGCTGCCGGGTCGTGAGGGTGCGCGCGAGCGACCCGTCCTTGGACGACAGCGCCACGATCTGCCCGTCGCGCGCCGCGAAGAACGTCGACGGGTACGCCGACCCGGCCGGCTGCGACGTTGCGCTGCCCAGCCGGGTGACCGCGACGTGCGCGGGTGCGCCGTCGAGGGCCGACGGGGTCCAGGCGACGACCGCGCCGCTCGTGGGGAGCGATCCGGTCAGCGTCGCCTGCCACGGCGTGTTCTGCCCGCCGCCGGGGAGGCTCGTCTGCGCTGTCGGCGTGGCCGAACCTGTCGTGCGCAGGACGACGTGGATGACCTCGTCGACGCCGGTGATGTGGCCGTTGACCGCGACGCCCTGTGCGGTGCCGCTCACCTGGTCGATGCGCAACGTGTCGGAGGTGGCGCCGTCGACGTACCACTTGCCGTCGGTTGTCACGAGGTGCACGGTCGTCGCGGGCACCAGCTTGCGGCTCTCCGACGGCAGCACCCGGCCGACGCTCACCGATGCGTCAGTCGACCGGACGTCCTTCGAGACGACGGTGTCGAGCTGCGGCATCTGCAGGAAGTCGGACATGAAGTGCAGCGCGGTCTTCGCGGGGTCGGTCTGCCAGACGCCCGCGTCGGCGCTGACGGGCCAGATGGCCGGCACGGCCGAGACGGTGCCCGGCGGGGTCGTCGGCGCCGTTGTCGGTGACGCGGACGTCGAGGCCGACGGTGACGGGGTGCCCGGGCCGGCCGGGATCTTCAGCGACTGCGATCCGCCGGAGCTCAGCTGGGTGTAGGCCACCGCCCCGCCGGCGACCAGCACCAGCGCCGCCGCTGCCGCCATCACCGGTCGCATCCAGGGCGCGCCGAAGCGCCGCCGCTGCTGCTGTTCGGAAACCCTTTCCTGGATACGTGTCAGGCCGTCGCCGGTCGGTTTCACCGTCTCCGCCTCCTCCCGCAGCAACGCGCGCAGCGTCTCGTCGTCGAACTTCATGACCGTCCCTCCAGGGGGGAGTCGGCGGCGTCGCCGAACAGCTCGCGCAGGGCGTGCAGTCCACGCGACGCGTGACTCTTCACCGCGCCGGGGCTGATGCCCATGGCGTCGGCGATCTGGGCCTCTGAGAGGTCCGCGTAGTAGCGCAGGACGAGCGCCTCCCGTTGCCGCAAGGGCAGGGTGGCGAGCGCCTGCATGAGAGATTCCCGGGCCAGCAACCCGAGCGCACCCTGCTCGGCGCTCGGAGCGTCGGGCAGGACGGGCGGGGTGAAGCGGTCGACCACCGTGCGATGCCGCAGCGCCGAACGGCACCGGTTGACAACCGTCTGGCGCAGGTAGGCGACTGCCTTGTCGGGCTGACGCAGCCGCTGCCAGGAGTCGTGCATGGCGACGAAGGCGTCCTGCACGACCTCCTCTGCGGACTCGTGGTCGCGCAGGAGCAGCCAGGCCAGCCGCACCAGCTCCTGGTAGTGGGCGCGGTAGAGCACGACGAGTGCCTCGGTCGCGCCCACCGGTGCAGCGCTCACCGATCGCCTCCCACGCTCGGTGGCCGCGGATGCGACCTCACCCCGGATCACGGTCCAGGTCATGCTCGTACGACGCACCGCGGCCTGACTCGGTTTACCGCCCCGCGGCGTGTCGCGCGTTCGTAGAGTGGTGAGTCGTGGACGTCCGCCGTGCCCTGGGTGCAGTCGCCGTCGTGGCTGCGCTGCTCGGCGGCGGCACGGCCCACGCCGAGACGTCCGCGAGCCCGGTGCCGACCGCACCGTCGAGCGCGGCGTCGCAACCCGTCTCCTCACCCTCACCGTCGCCGACACGCGACGTGCTGCCGCTGCCGACGTTCAGCTCGGCGGCGCCGACCGCGACCACCCCGCCGACGGCGGCGCCGACGACGGCTGCACCGGTGACCACCACCAGGCCGCCGTCGACCTACTCGCCGCGGCCGGCCGTGCACCGCCCGACCGAGGCTCCGGCGCCGGTGGGCACGATCGAGGCGCCGACCGAGCTCAACGCATCTCCGATCGGCCTGCCGACCACCCCGCCGCCCGCGACCCTGTCACCGACCCCGGCGGCCGCCTCGTCGAGCGGCGGGGGGCTCGACCCGTTGACCCGTTACCTGCTGATCGCGATCCTGCTGGCGATCGCGCTCGGCGCCGCCGGCGGTGCCGGCCTCTACCTGACCCGTGACCACCACCGAGAGGAGCCGTGAGTGGCGGACGACTGCTTGTTCTGCCGGATCGTCGCCGCTGAGCTGCCGGCCACCGTCGTACGCGACGGGGAGCGGACGCTGGCGTTCCGCGACATCAACCCGCAGGCGCCCACCCACGTGCTCGTGATCCCCAAGGAGCATCACGTCAACGTCGCGGCACTCGCCCGCGACGACCCGGACCTGCTCGGCGAGGTGCTCCGCGAGGCGGCTGCCGTGGCGGCCGACGAGGGAGCGGCCGATGCGGGCTACCGGGTGGTCTTCAACACCGGCGCGGGAGCCGGGCAGACCGTCTTCCACGTGCACGCCCACGTGCTCGCCGGCCGCGGTCTGGGCTGGCCGCCGGGATGATCGTCGACTGATCCGCAGTTGTAGGTGAGGCGGCGGCTGCCCGCGTAGCATGAGCGCAGCCGAATTCTCCGAGCGACGGAAAGCAGGTGCCCCGGCCGGCAAGGCCGCGCCCATGGCGGACACCCCACACGCGCAGACGAAGATCGTCGTGCCCAGCAGCCACTCCATGGTGAGCCTCCTCGGCTCTCACGACGAGTTGCTGCGGGTCGTGGAGCGCGCCTTCCGCAGCGACATCCACGTCCGCGGCAACGAGATCACGATCAGCGGTGAGCCGGAGGAGTCGGCACTCGTCGCCCGGCTCTTCGAGGAGCTCATCACCCTGCTCGACCGCGGCGACGTGCTGACCGCAGACTCGGTCGAGCGCAGCCTCGCGATGCTGCGGGCCGAGACCCGCGAGCGTCCCGCCGACGTCCTGACGCTCAACATCCTGTCCAGCCGCGGGCGCACGATCCGGCCGAAGACGCTCAACCAGAAGCGCTACGTCGACGCGATCGACCAGCACACGATCGTCTTCGGCATCGGCCCGGCCGGCACCGGCAAGACCTACCTCGCGATGGCCAAGGCGGTGCAGTCGTTGCAGGCCAAGCAGGTCAACCGGATCATCCTGACCCGGCCCGCGGTCGAGGCGGGGGAACGGCTCGGCTTCCTGCCGGGCACGCTCTACGAGAAGATCGACCCCTACCTGCGGCCGCTGCACGACGCGCTGCACGACATGGTCGACCCCGACTCGATCCCGCGGCTGATCGCGAGCGGCACCATCGAGGTGGCGCCGCTGGCCTACATGCGCGGCCGCTCGCTGAACGACTCGTTCATCATCCTCGACGAGGCGCAGAACACCTCGCCCGAGCAGATGAAGATGTTCCTGACCCGGCTCGGCTTCGGCTCGAAGATGGTCGTGACGGGCGACATCACCCAGACCGACCTGCCGGCCGGGCAGCAGTCCGGACTGCGGATCGTGCAAGGGATACTCGAGGGCATCGACGACGTGCACTTCACGCGGCTGACCAGCAGCGACGTCGTACGCCACCGCCTCGTCAGCGACATCGTCGACGCCTACGCGCGCTACGACGCCTCACAGCAGGACGCTCCGGCGCGGCCGGCGGCCGGTCAGCGTCGCGGCCGGCGGTGACCTCGATGTCCATCGACATCGTCAACGAGTCCGGCGTCGACGTCGACGCCCACGCCCTCGAGGGGCTGGCCCGGCACGTGCTGGTCGAGATGGGCATCCACCCGCTCGCCGAGCTGTCGATCATGCTCTACGACGTCGCCGCCATGACCGCACTGCACGAGCGCTGGATGCACGAGCCCGGCCCCACCGACGTGCTCGCCTTCCCCATGGACGCGCTCGAGACGCCTCGTGACGACGATGACGACGACCCGCCGCCCACGCTGCTCGGCGACGTCGTGCTCTGTCCCGAGGTCGCGCAGCAGCAGGCGCGCGAAGCGGGCCACTCGATGGACGACGAGCTGCACCTGCTGTGCACCCACGGCGTGCTGCACCTGCTCGGCTACGACCACCACGAGCCGTCGGCCGAGCGGGAGATGTTCGGGTTGCAGGGCAGGCTGCTCGCGTCCTGGCAGGCGGCCCGCGCATGAGCGGTAACGGCGCACTGCTGCTCGCCGCCGGCCTCATGGTGCTGCTGGCCGGATTCTTCGCCGCGGCCGAGACCGCGCTGTCGCGCGTCTCCCGGGTGCGGATCGACGGGCTGGCCGACTCCGGCAAGCGCGGCGCGCGCCGGGTGCAGACGGTCATCACCGACCCGCCGCGCTACCTCAACCTGCTGCTGCTCATCCGGGTGGCCGCGGAGCTGACCGGCACCGTGCTCGTCGCGCTGGTCGCCTCCGACACGTTCCCGACCGACTGGCGGGCGATCCTCGTCGCCGCCGGCTCGATGACGGTCATCGACTACGTGCTCGTCGGTGTCGCTCCGCGCACCCTCGGCCGCCAGCACGCCGAGACCATCTCCTTGCGCACCGCCTGGTTGGCGCTGTCGCTCAACCGGATCCTCGGACCGCTGCCGCAGCTGCTGATCCTGCTCGGCAACGCGCTCACCCCCGGCCGGGGCTTTCCGGCGGGACCGTTCAGCTCCGAGGCCGAGCTGCGCGACCTCATCGACGTGGCCGAGGAACGCCAGGTCATCGAGGAGTCCGAGCGAGCAATGCTGCACTCCGTCTTCGAGCTCGGCGACACGCTCGTGCGCGAGGTGATGGTGCCGCGCACCGACATGGTCTGGATCGAGCGCGACAAGAGTGTGCGCCAGGCCCTGTCACTCGCGCTGCGCAGCGGCTTCTCCCGCATCCCGGTGGTCGGCGACAACGAGGACGACGTCGTCGGCGTGGCCTACCTCAAGGACCTCGTCCGCCGGGTGCACGACCACGAGAGCCGTGGCGAGCGGGTGAAGGTCGACGAGATCATGCGGCCGCCCTACTTCGTCCCCGACTCCAAGCCGATCGACGAGCTGCTGCGCGAGATGCAGGCCTGCCAGGTGCACCTCGCCGTCGTCATCGACGAGTACGGCGGCACCGCGGGCCTCGTCACCATCGAGGACATCCTCGAGGAGATCGTCGGCGAGATCACCGACGAGTACGACCGCGAAGTGCCGCGCATCGAGGAGCTCGACGACGGTGCCCGACGGGTCAACGTGCGGCTGCCCGTCGACGACATCGAGGAGCTCTACGGCGTCTCCTTCGACCTCGACGACGTCGAGACCGTCGGCGGCCTGCTGGCCACCGCGCTGGGCCGGGTGCCGATCCCGGGCGCGACCGCGACGCTGCAGGGCCTGACGTTCACCGCCGAGGGCACCAAGGGGCGCCGCCACCGGATCGGTACCGTGCTGATCCGCCCGTCCACCAACGGGTCGTCCTCCGACCACGACGACGTGCCGCAGCCGGAGCACTCCGATGCCTGAGCTCGACCCCGAGGACGAGAAGATCCTCACCCTCGCCCGCTCGGCGCAGGCGCGAACCTCCGCGGCGCAAGGCGCGGCGGTGCGCGACGACACCGGCCGCACCTACGCCGCCTCGTCGGTCGACCTGCCCTCGCTGTCACTGTCCGCGGTGCAGGTGGCCGTCGCGATGGCGGTCTCCAGCGGCGCGACCGGGCTCGAGGCAGCGGCACTCGTCGGTGCCGAGGCCAGCGATGCCGACCTGGGCGCCGTGCGCGACCTGGGTGGTGCCGGCACACCGCTCTTCTCGGCCGGCTCCGACGGTGCCCTGCGGTCGCGGACCGAGGTGTGAGCGGGTCCGAGTTCCGGTCGGGGTTCGCCTGCTTCGTGGGCCGGCCCAACGCCGGCAAGTCGACGCTGACCAACGCGCTCGTCGGCAGCAAGGTCGCCATCATGAGCGAGCGGCCCCAGACCACGCGGCACGCCGTCCGCGGGGTCGTGCACCGGCCCGACGCGCAGCTCGTGCTCGTCGACACTCCGGGACTGCACCGGCCGCGGACCCTGCTCGGTGAGCGGCTCAACGAGGTCGTCCGCACCACGCTCGGCGAGGTCGACGTCGTCGGCTTCTGCGTGCCGGCCGACCAGAAGGTCGGTCCGGGCGACCGTTACATCGCCCAGCAGCTGAAGGAGATCCGCGCCCCGGTCGTCGCCGTCGTCACCAAGGCCGACCTCGCCGACAAGGACACGATCGGCCGGCAGCTGGTCGCGCTGTCGGATCTCGGTGACTGGGCCGACGTCGTACCGGTGTCGGCGACGACCGGTTTCCAGGTGCCGCTGCTCACCGACCTGCTGGTCGGTCACCTGCCCGAAGGGCCGGCCTACTACCCCGAGGGCGAGCTGACCGACGAGCCGGAGCAGGTGATGGCCGCCGAGCTGATTCGCGAGGCCGCGCTCGAGGGCGTGCGCGACGAGCTGCCGCACTCGATCGCGGTCGTCGTCGACGAGATGCGCCGCCGCGACGACCGGGACCTGCTCGAGATCGACGCGGTGATGTACGTCGAGCGCGAGAGCCAGAAGGCGATCGTCATCGGCACCCGTGGCGCCCGGCTCAAGGACGTCGGCACCCGCGCGCGGCAGCAGATCGAGGCGCTGCTCGGCACGCGGGTCTACCTCGACCTGCGGGTCAAGGTCGCCAAGGACTGGCAGCGCGACCCTAAACAGCTGCGGCGGCTCGGCTTCTGATCGCCGCGACGTCGACCTCCAGTGCGCTCCACCGCTCCTGCGCGACGAATCCGAGCTGCCGGTTGACCGCGAGCATGTGCTCGTTGTTCTCGGCGTTCCAGGTGGTGACCACGCGCAGCCGGGGCTCCTCGGTCGCGAGCCAGGCGAGCATCGCCGCCTTCACCCGCATCCCGAGCCGGTGGCCGCGATGGGCGCGGGCCACGCCCGTGTCCTCCTGGTAGCCGGTGCCTCCGCCCGGGGCGACCGTCAGCTCGGTGAACCCTGCGAGCTCCGCGTCACCTGTCCGCCGCGCCACCACCACGTAGGGGCGGGCGCCGGTCGCCAGCACCGTCTGAGCCCGCACCCGCATGCGCTCGGGCTCGGCGACGACGTCCTCCATGTCGAGCTCGCCGCGCGGCGCGTCGTTCATCGCGTCGGCCACGCCGGCGTAGGCCGCGAGCAGATCCTCCGGGCAGACGCCCGACCAGCGGAGCAGCTCGTAGTCCACCGACGCCGCCTCGGCCGCGGCCAGCTCGCCGGCCAGCGCCTCCCGGTCGAGGGTGCTGACGTCGAGGGAGCTGCGCAGCTCACCCTGCTTCTCCACTGCGCCGAGTGCCGTCGCGAAGTCGAGACCGGCCGAGCCGGCGGCCGCGTAACCGACGATCGTCGTGCGGCCGTCCTGGCCTGCGACCGCCGCCACCCGCGACAGCAGCGCGCTGCCGACCCCCTCCCGACGGCGCCCCTTGGCCACGTAGAGGTCGACCTCGCACAAATGCCGGTTGTCGCTGAGGAACGACCGGCACAGCCCGGCACCGACCACCTGCGCCCCGTCGACCGCGGCGACACCCCAACGGTTCAGATGCGCCACCGGCTGCAGGTTGCGCAGCGACTGGGCATACGGCGGGGGGTCGAGGTCCGGCATCAGCTCGGCCTGGATCGCGGCGTCGAGCGCGGCCCACTCGCGCAACAGCGGCTCGGGGGAGTCGAGGCTCAGCGGGACGACGTCCATGAGGGGCGAGCCTCTCTCGCCGCGCCGGTTCGCGCCAGCCGATTTCCGCGCCGCGCCGCACTAGGCTGAGGCCGTGGCGCTCTACCGCGACGAGGGCGTCGTCCTGCGCACGCACAAGCTCGGCGAGGCCGACCGCATCGTCACCGTGCTGACCCGTCGCACCGGCCGGGTGCGGGCGGTGGCCAAGGGAGTGCGGCGTACGACGTCGCGGTTCGGCGCGCGGTTGGAACCGTTCACCCACGTCGACCTGCAGCTGCACACGGGCCGCTCGCTCGACATCGTCACGCAGGCGGAGACGCTCGAGCCCTACGGCGAGCGGATCGCCGGCGACTACGCGACCTACACCGCGGGCAGCGTGATCCTCGAGACCGCCGAGCGGCTCACCGCCGAGGAGCGCGAGCCGTCGCTGCGGCTCTACCTGCTGGTGCTCGGAGCGCTGCGCGCACTGGTCGACAAGCAGCACGAGCCGGGCCTCGTGCTCGACGCATTCTTGCTGCGTGCGTTGGCGATCGCGGGTTACGAACCGGCACTCGACGGCTGCGCGCGCTGCGGTGCGCCGGGGCCGCACCGGTCGTTCGCGCCCGCGGTCGGCGGCGTGGTCTGCGCCGACGACCGCCCACCCGGCTCGGCGTCACCCGCACCCGACACCATCGCTCTGCTGTCCGCACTGCTGGCGGGCGACTGGGCGGTGGCCGACGGGTCCGACCCGCGCAACCGGCGAGAGGCCAGCGGTCTCGTCGCGGCCTACGTGCAGTGGCACCTGGAACGCGGCCTGCGTTCCCTGCGGCTGGTCTCCCGGGTCTGATGCCGGCTCGCCCCGCACCGCGGCCGCCGTCGCCGCACCCGTCCGGCGCCCGCCCGCCGCAGCTGACGCGTGAACGGGTCCCGCGTCACGTCGCGATCGTCATGGACGGCAACGGCCGCTGGGCGCGTGCCCGCGGCCTGCCCCGCACCCGGGGGCACGAGGAGGGCGAGTCGTCGCTGTTCGACGTCGTCGAGGGTGCCATCGAGGTCGGCGTGAAGTGGCTGTCTGCCTACGCCTTCTCGACCGAGAACTGGAAGCGCTCACCCGACGAGGTGCGTTTCCTCATGGGCTTCAACCGCGACGTCATCCGTCGCCGGCGCGACGAGATGCACGCGATGGGCGTGCGGGTGCGGTGGGCGGGCCGGCGCCCGCGGTTGTGGCGATCGGTGGTCCGCGAGCTCGAGGTCGCCGAGGAGATGACCCGGCACAACGACGTGCTGACGCTGACGATGTGCGTCAACTACGGCGGCCGCTCGGAGATCGCCGACGCCGCGGCTGCGCTGGCCCGCGACGTGGCAGCCGGCAAGGTCAACCCCGACCGGGTCGACGACCGGGTGCTCGCCCGCTACCTCGACGAGCCGGACATGCCCGACGTCGACCTGTTCGTGCGCTCGTCCGGCGAGCAGCGCACGTCCAACTTCCTGCTCTGGCAGTCGGCGTACGCCGAGATGGTGTTCCAGGACACGCTCTGGCCCGACTACGACCGCACCCACCTGTGGGCGGCGATCGAGGAGTACGCGCAGCGCGAACGCCGCTACGGCAAGGCCTGAGCCTGAACGCTCAGGCCAGGCTGACGACGCCCCACATCACGAGGATGCCGCTCACGGTCGCGAGCAGCGTGAGCCGTGACGGCCGGCGGCTGTGCGCCTCGGGGAGGATGTCGCCGGTCGCCAGGTAGAGCAGGAAGCCGGCGAAGAAGCCCAGGTAGAGCGAGAGCAGCGACTGCGAGGGGTGCCAGAACAGCGTGGTCGCCGCGCCGAGCAACGGTGCCAGGGCGTCGAGCACCAGGAGCATGACCGACCGGCGGGTCGTGTTGTGGTGCGCCAGCATGATGGAGACGGTGTTGAGCCCGTCGGCGAAGTCGTGCGCGATGACTGCGATCGCGACCGCGACCCCCGTGCGCGTGCCGGCCTGGAAGCCGAGCCCGATCCCGAGCCCGTCCATGAAGGAGTGCGCGCACAGCGCGAGCGCGGAGGCGAGCCCGACCGTCGGGTGGTGGTGCTCGCCGTAGGCCTCCTCCTGCGCGTGGTGCAGCAGCACCATCCGCTCGAGCAGGTGCAGCGCGAGGAAGCCGGCGGCGAAGGTGAGCATGACGTTGGGCACGCCGGTGCGCCCACTGCTCAGGTGGAAGACCTCGGGCAGCAGGTCGAACGCGACCACGCCCAGCAGCACCCCCGCGGTGAAGCCCAGCAGCAGGTGCATGCGGTCGCGGTTGCGCAGGGCGACCAGCCCGCCGACGAGGGTCGACAGCACGGTGCCGACGGCCACCACCATGACCATGCGAGGGGATCCGTCAGCTCGCCGCGCGCCAGCCGGCCGCGGCCACGATGACGAGCACGGACGCAATCCGGGCGACCCGCCCGCCGGACCGGATTGCCGGCCAGGACAGCAGCAGCAGCCAGGTCAGGAACACCGCCACGACGAGCAGGGGGATCGCGGCGCCGGGCCCGGAGAGGAAGAGCCCTACCAGCATCAGAGCGATCAGCAGCCCCGGCACCAGCCAGCGCGGCTGCCGGGAGAGCACCACCAGCGCGGGCCGGCTGCGCCGCTCGAGTGCCGACCGGAACGGTGACGCGGGTGCGGTCGGCGTACGCCGTGCCGTGCGGCTGTCACCGGGACCGGTCGCCCGCCCACGGGCCGGAGCGCCGGGCCGGCGCTGCGGACGGCGGCGGGACGAAGGCACGGGGCCATCGTGCCTCACTGCTGTCCGATAGCCTGGAGCACCACCCCGCCGACCGCCAGCCGGATGGAGTTTCCGTGGCAGCAAAGAGTCCCGACCGCATGGACACGATCGTCAACCTCTGCAAGCGGCGGGGCATCATCTTCCCGTCCAGCGAGATCTACGGCGGTCTGCGCGCCTCCTGGGACTACGGGCCGCTGGGTGTCGAGCTGAAGAACAACGTCAAGCGCGCCTGGTGGCGGGCGATGGTGCAGCAGCGTGACGACATCGTCGGCCTCGACTCGTGCGTCATCCTCGCGCGCGAGGTGTGGGAGACGTCCGGCCACGTCTCGGAGTTCGTCGACCCGCTGACCGAGTGTCAGTCGTGCCACAAGCGGTTCCGCGCTGACCACCTGGCCGAGGAGTTCACCGAGCGCAAGGGCAACGCACCCTCGTCGCCCGACGAGATCCCCTGCCCCAACTGCGGCACCAAGGGCGCGTGGACCGAGCCGCGGATGTTCAACGGCCTGCTGAAGACCTACCTCGGTCCGGTCGAGGACGAGTCGGGCCTGGCCTACCTGCGCCCCGAGACCGCGCAGGGCATCTTCATCAACTTCCTCAACGTCATGCAGTCGGCGCGCAAGAAGCCGCCGTTCGGCATCGCCCAGCAGGGCAAGTCGTTCCGCAACGAGATCACGCCGGGCAACTTCATCTTCCGCACCCGCGAGTTCGAGCAGATGGAGATGGAGTTTTTCGTGCCGCCGGGCACCGACGAGGACTGGCACCAGTACTGGATCGACGAGCGCACCCGCTGGTACCGCGACCTCGGCATCCGCGACGACAACCTGCGGCACTACGAGCACCCGCAGGAGAAGTTGTCGCACTACTCCAAGCGCACGGTCGACATCGAGTACCGCTTCGGCTTCAGCGGCTCCGAGTGGGGCGAGCTCGAGGGCGTCGCCAACCGCACCGACTACGACCTCACCGTGCACGCGAAGGCCACCGGTGCGGACCTCACCTACTTCGACCAGGAGAACGACGAGCGCTACACGCCGTTCGTCATCGAGCCGGCAGCGGGCGTCGACCGCTGCGTGCTGGTGTTCCTGATGGACGCCTACTCCGAGGAGGAGGCGCCGACGGCCAAGGGCGGC from Mycobacteriales bacterium carries:
- a CDS encoding GNAT family N-acetyltransferase: MDVVPLSLDSPEPLLREWAALDAAIQAELMPDLDPPPYAQSLRNLQPVAHLNRWGVAAVDGAQVVGAGLCRSFLSDNRHLCEVDLYVAKGRRREGVGSALLSRVAAVAGQDGRTTIVGYAAAGSAGLDFATALGAVEKQGELRSSLDVSTLDREALAGELAAAEAASVDYELLRWSGVCPEDLLAAYAGVADAMNDAPRGELDMEDVVAEPERMRVRAQTVLATGARPYVVVARRTGDAELAGFTELTVAPGGGTGYQEDTGVARAHRGHRLGMRVKAAMLAWLATEEPRLRVVTTWNAENNEHMLAVNRQLGFVAQERWSALEVDVAAIRSRAAAAV
- the era gene encoding GTPase Era — protein: MSGSEFRSGFACFVGRPNAGKSTLTNALVGSKVAIMSERPQTTRHAVRGVVHRPDAQLVLVDTPGLHRPRTLLGERLNEVVRTTLGEVDVVGFCVPADQKVGPGDRYIAQQLKEIRAPVVAVVTKADLADKDTIGRQLVALSDLGDWADVVPVSATTGFQVPLLTDLLVGHLPEGPAYYPEGELTDEPEQVMAAELIREAALEGVRDELPHSIAVVVDEMRRRDDRDLLEIDAVMYVERESQKAIVIGTRGARLKDVGTRARQQIEALLGTRVYLDLRVKVAKDWQRDPKQLRRLGF
- a CDS encoding SigE family RNA polymerase sigma factor, with the translated sequence MSAAPVGATEALVVLYRAHYQELVRLAWLLLRDHESAEEVVQDAFVAMHDSWQRLRQPDKAVAYLRQTVVNRCRSALRHRTVVDRFTPPVLPDAPSAEQGALGLLARESLMQALATLPLRQREALVLRYYADLSEAQIADAMGISPGAVKSHASRGLHALRELFGDAADSPLEGRS
- a CDS encoding PhoH family protein, whose translation is MADTPHAQTKIVVPSSHSMVSLLGSHDELLRVVERAFRSDIHVRGNEITISGEPEESALVARLFEELITLLDRGDVLTADSVERSLAMLRAETRERPADVLTLNILSSRGRTIRPKTLNQKRYVDAIDQHTIVFGIGPAGTGKTYLAMAKAVQSLQAKQVNRIILTRPAVEAGERLGFLPGTLYEKIDPYLRPLHDALHDMVDPDSIPRLIASGTIEVAPLAYMRGRSLNDSFIILDEAQNTSPEQMKMFLTRLGFGSKMVVTGDITQTDLPAGQQSGLRIVQGILEGIDDVHFTRLTSSDVVRHRLVSDIVDAYARYDASQQDAPARPAAGQRRGRR
- a CDS encoding cytidine deaminase: MPELDPEDEKILTLARSAQARTSAAQGAAVRDDTGRTYAASSVDLPSLSLSAVQVAVAMAVSSGATGLEAAALVGAEASDADLGAVRDLGGAGTPLFSAGSDGALRSRTEV
- a CDS encoding isoprenyl transferase; translation: MPARPAPRPPSPHPSGARPPQLTRERVPRHVAIVMDGNGRWARARGLPRTRGHEEGESSLFDVVEGAIEVGVKWLSAYAFSTENWKRSPDEVRFLMGFNRDVIRRRRDEMHAMGVRVRWAGRRPRLWRSVVRELEVAEEMTRHNDVLTLTMCVNYGGRSEIADAAAALARDVAAGKVNPDRVDDRVLARYLDEPDMPDVDLFVRSSGEQRTSNFLLWQSAYAEMVFQDTLWPDYDRTHLWAAIEEYAQRERRYGKA
- a CDS encoding histidine triad nucleotide-binding protein, whose amino-acid sequence is MADDCLFCRIVAAELPATVVRDGERTLAFRDINPQAPTHVLVIPKEHHVNVAALARDDPDLLGEVLREAAAVAADEGAADAGYRVVFNTGAGAGQTVFHVHAHVLAGRGLGWPPG
- a CDS encoding hemolysin family protein; translated protein: MSGNGALLLAAGLMVLLAGFFAAAETALSRVSRVRIDGLADSGKRGARRVQTVITDPPRYLNLLLLIRVAAELTGTVLVALVASDTFPTDWRAILVAAGSMTVIDYVLVGVAPRTLGRQHAETISLRTAWLALSLNRILGPLPQLLILLGNALTPGRGFPAGPFSSEAELRDLIDVAEERQVIEESERAMLHSVFELGDTLVREVMVPRTDMVWIERDKSVRQALSLALRSGFSRIPVVGDNEDDVVGVAYLKDLVRRVHDHESRGERVKVDEIMRPPYFVPDSKPIDELLREMQACQVHLAVVIDEYGGTAGLVTIEDILEEIVGEITDEYDREVPRIEELDDGARRVNVRLPVDDIEELYGVSFDLDDVETVGGLLATALGRVPIPGATATLQGLTFTAEGTKGRRHRIGTVLIRPSTNGSSSDHDDVPQPEHSDA
- the ybeY gene encoding rRNA maturation RNase YbeY; the encoded protein is MSIDIVNESGVDVDAHALEGLARHVLVEMGIHPLAELSIMLYDVAAMTALHERWMHEPGPTDVLAFPMDALETPRDDDDDDPPPTLLGDVVLCPEVAQQQAREAGHSMDDELHLLCTHGVLHLLGYDHHEPSAEREMFGLQGRLLASWQAARA
- a CDS encoding DUF6703 family protein, whose protein sequence is MPSSRRRPQRRPGAPARGRATGPGDSRTARRTPTAPASPFRSALERRSRPALVVLSRQPRWLVPGLLIALMLVGLFLSGPGAAIPLLVVAVFLTWLLLLSWPAIRSGGRVARIASVLVIVAAAGWRAAS
- the recO gene encoding DNA repair protein RecO, which gives rise to MALYRDEGVVLRTHKLGEADRIVTVLTRRTGRVRAVAKGVRRTTSRFGARLEPFTHVDLQLHTGRSLDIVTQAETLEPYGERIAGDYATYTAGSVILETAERLTAEEREPSLRLYLLVLGALRALVDKQHEPGLVLDAFLLRALAIAGYEPALDGCARCGAPGPHRSFAPAVGGVVCADDRPPGSASPAPDTIALLSALLAGDWAVADGSDPRNRREASGLVAAYVQWHLERGLRSLRLVSRV
- a CDS encoding ZIP family metal transporter, encoding MVMVVAVGTVLSTLVGGLVALRNRDRMHLLLGFTAGVLLGVVAFDLLPEVFHLSSGRTGVPNVMLTFAAGFLALHLLERMVLLHHAQEEAYGEHHHPTVGLASALALCAHSFMDGLGIGLGFQAGTRTGVAVAIAVIAHDFADGLNTVSIMLAHHNTTRRSVMLLVLDALAPLLGAATTLFWHPSQSLLSLYLGFFAGFLLYLATGDILPEAHSRRPSRLTLLATVSGILVMWGVVSLA